One stretch of Jiangella gansuensis DSM 44835 DNA includes these proteins:
- a CDS encoding Rv2578c family radical SAM protein, with protein sequence MRWEGQELAVADGAALPGLQRIAGLVRSVRTPEFEGITFHEVTARSALNKVPAASQVPFRWTVNPYRGCSHACAYCLSGHAPITMADGSVIPLARVRAGDQVLGTRSDGVSRRLVRTEVLDHWRTAKVAYRVELDGGTSIVASGEHRFLTANGWKHVAPAPDGEPARPHLTTTDQLVGVRRGVVGAVVREHERFTVSYVRPMDATLPMYDITTGTGDFIAHGVVSHNCFARNTHTYLDFDAGDDFDRQVVVKVNLAEVLRREVARRSWSREHVAMGTNTDPYQRAEGRYRLMPGVIEALAGSGTPFSILTKGTLLRRDLPLLTRVAEDVEVGVGVSLALLDDGLHRSVEPGTPTPRARLDLIRAVRAAGLPCTVLIAPVLPALTDSEEHLAALVAALADAGATGVSYIPLHLRPGAREWYLRWLGTERPDLVPTYQRLYQRGAYADQRYRHWLKARMEPLLRRHGLRSRDDEPDERTSPLRRRRWGTRLTVGGDAPLAGPAAAQDTLF encoded by the coding sequence ATGCGCTGGGAAGGACAGGAGCTGGCCGTCGCCGACGGCGCGGCCCTGCCGGGTCTGCAGCGCATCGCCGGGCTGGTCCGCAGTGTGCGTACGCCGGAGTTCGAGGGCATCACCTTCCATGAGGTGACGGCCAGGTCGGCGCTGAACAAGGTGCCGGCGGCGTCGCAGGTGCCGTTCCGCTGGACGGTCAATCCGTACCGCGGGTGCAGTCACGCCTGCGCGTACTGCCTGTCCGGTCATGCGCCCATCACCATGGCCGACGGCAGCGTGATTCCGCTCGCCCGGGTGCGAGCGGGGGACCAGGTGCTGGGCACCCGCAGCGACGGCGTCAGCAGGCGGCTGGTGCGCACCGAGGTGCTCGACCACTGGCGCACAGCCAAGGTCGCGTATCGCGTCGAGCTCGACGGCGGCACCTCCATCGTCGCCAGCGGCGAGCACCGCTTCCTGACCGCGAACGGCTGGAAGCACGTGGCGCCGGCGCCCGACGGCGAGCCGGCACGGCCGCACCTCACCACCACCGACCAACTCGTCGGCGTCCGCCGGGGCGTCGTGGGGGCGGTCGTCCGCGAGCACGAGCGGTTCACCGTGAGCTATGTGCGGCCCATGGACGCCACCCTGCCGATGTACGACATCACCACCGGCACCGGCGACTTCATCGCGCACGGGGTGGTGAGCCACAACTGCTTCGCCCGCAACACCCACACCTACCTCGACTTCGACGCCGGCGACGACTTCGACCGTCAGGTGGTGGTCAAGGTCAACCTCGCCGAGGTGCTGCGCCGAGAGGTCGCCCGCCGCTCCTGGAGCCGTGAGCACGTCGCCATGGGCACCAACACCGACCCGTACCAGCGGGCAGAGGGCCGCTACCGGCTGATGCCCGGCGTCATCGAGGCGCTGGCCGGTTCCGGCACGCCGTTCAGCATCCTCACCAAGGGCACCCTGCTGCGCCGCGACCTGCCGCTGCTGACCCGGGTGGCCGAGGACGTCGAGGTCGGCGTGGGTGTGTCGCTCGCGCTGCTCGATGACGGGCTGCACCGGTCGGTGGAGCCGGGGACGCCCACGCCGCGGGCCCGGCTCGACCTCATCCGCGCGGTCCGCGCCGCCGGGCTGCCGTGCACGGTGCTGATCGCTCCCGTCCTGCCGGCGCTCACCGATTCCGAGGAACACCTCGCCGCCCTGGTCGCCGCCTTGGCCGACGCCGGCGCCACCGGGGTCAGCTACATCCCGCTGCATCTGCGCCCTGGCGCCCGCGAGTGGTATCTACGGTGGCTCGGCACGGAGCGGCCCGACCTGGTGCCCACCTATCAGCGGCTCTACCAGCGTGGCGCGTACGCCGACCAGCGCTACCGGCACTGGCTGAAAGCACGCATGGAGCCGCTGCTTCGCCGGCACGGCCTGCGTTCCCGCGACGACGAGCCCGACGAGCGCACCAGTCCGCTGCGGCGGCGCCGTTGGGGCACGCGCCTCACGGTCGGCGGCGATGCGCCCCTCGCCGGTCCCGCGGCCGCCCAGGACACCCTCTTCTGA
- the aspS gene encoding aspartate--tRNA ligase yields MLRTHEAGTLRAGHAGQTVTLTGWVARRRDHGGVAFLDLRDVSGVAQVVVRDEEVAHELRNEYCIKVTGQVGRRPVGNENPNLPTGEIEVVADDVEVLSEAEPLPFQIDEHVDVGEEVRLKYRYLDLRRSGPAAAIRLRSDINRAARDVLLSEGFVEVETPTLTRSTPEGARDFLVPARLRPGSWYALPQSPQLFKQLLMVAGLERYFQIARCYRDEDFRADRQPEFTQLDIEMSFVEQDDVIALAERVLTALWALVGHQITTPIPRMTYLDAMDRFGSDKPDLRFGQELTEVTEHFANTGFRVFQAQYVGAVVYPGGASQTRKELDGWQDWAKARGARGLAYVLVGSDGELSGPVAKNLSDDEKAGLPKLVGAVPGDAIFFAAGARRGSQALLGAARLEIGRRAGLIDESAWSFTWVVDSPLFEPAAETDDVAVGSGAWTAVHHAFTSPKPESLDTFDTDPGSALAYAYDIVCNGNEIGGGSIRIHRRDVQERVFQVMGLGPEEAQEKFGFLLDAFKYGAPPHGGIAFGWDRIAALLAGSDSIRDVIAFPKTGGGYDPLTAAPAPITAQQRKEAGIDAVAEQPPA; encoded by the coding sequence GTGCTCCGCACCCACGAGGCCGGCACCTTGCGCGCCGGCCACGCCGGCCAGACCGTCACCCTCACCGGCTGGGTGGCCCGCCGTCGCGATCACGGGGGAGTGGCGTTCCTGGATCTTCGTGATGTGTCGGGTGTGGCGCAGGTGGTGGTGCGGGACGAAGAGGTGGCGCACGAGCTGCGCAACGAGTACTGCATCAAGGTCACCGGCCAGGTCGGGCGGCGCCCGGTGGGGAACGAGAACCCAAACCTGCCGACCGGTGAGATCGAGGTCGTCGCCGACGATGTCGAGGTGCTCAGCGAGGCCGAGCCGCTGCCGTTCCAGATCGACGAGCACGTCGACGTCGGCGAGGAGGTACGGCTCAAGTATCGCTACCTCGACCTGCGCCGCAGCGGCCCGGCCGCAGCGATCCGGTTGCGCAGCGATATCAACCGGGCCGCCCGCGACGTGCTGCTGTCCGAGGGCTTCGTCGAGGTCGAGACGCCGACGCTGACCCGCTCCACGCCGGAGGGCGCCCGTGACTTCCTGGTGCCGGCCCGGCTGCGCCCCGGCTCCTGGTATGCGCTGCCGCAGTCGCCGCAGCTGTTCAAACAGCTGCTCATGGTGGCCGGGTTGGAGCGATACTTCCAGATCGCGCGGTGCTACCGCGACGAGGACTTCCGTGCCGACCGGCAGCCGGAGTTCACCCAGCTCGACATCGAGATGAGCTTCGTCGAGCAGGACGACGTCATCGCGCTGGCCGAGCGGGTGCTCACGGCACTGTGGGCGTTGGTCGGTCACCAGATCACCACGCCGATCCCGCGGATGACCTACCTCGACGCCATGGACCGCTTCGGCTCGGACAAGCCGGACCTGCGGTTCGGTCAGGAGCTCACCGAGGTCACCGAGCACTTCGCGAACACCGGGTTCAGGGTCTTCCAGGCGCAGTACGTGGGTGCCGTGGTCTACCCTGGCGGCGCATCGCAGACCCGCAAGGAGCTCGACGGCTGGCAGGACTGGGCCAAGGCCCGCGGCGCCCGCGGCCTGGCCTATGTGCTGGTCGGCTCCGACGGCGAACTGTCCGGCCCGGTTGCCAAGAACCTGTCCGACGACGAGAAGGCCGGCCTGCCGAAGCTGGTCGGCGCCGTGCCGGGCGACGCGATCTTCTTCGCCGCCGGCGCTCGTCGCGGGTCGCAGGCGCTACTGGGCGCGGCCCGGCTCGAGATCGGCCGCCGCGCCGGGCTGATCGACGAGTCCGCGTGGTCGTTCACCTGGGTGGTCGACTCGCCACTGTTCGAGCCGGCCGCCGAGACCGACGACGTCGCCGTCGGCTCCGGGGCGTGGACGGCGGTGCACCACGCGTTCACCTCGCCGAAGCCGGAGTCGCTCGACACCTTCGACACCGACCCGGGCAGCGCGCTGGCCTACGCCTACGACATCGTCTGCAACGGCAACGAGATCGGCGGCGGGTCCATCCGTATCCACCGCCGCGACGTGCAGGAGCGGGTGTTCCAGGTGATGGGCCTCGGGCCGGAGGAAGCGCAGGAGAAGTTCGGCTTCCTGCTCGACGCGTTCAAGTACGGCGCCCCGCCGCACGGCGGCATCGCGTTCGGCTGGGACCGCATCGCCGCGCTGTTGGCCGGATCGGACTCCATTCGCGACGTCATCGCCTTCCCGAAGACCGGTGGCGGCTACGACCCGCTGACGGCGGCACCCGCGCCCATCACCGCGCAGCAGCGCAAGGAGGCCGGCATCGACGCCGTTGCGGAGCAGCCGCCGGCCTGA
- a CDS encoding ABC-F family ATP-binding cassette domain-containing protein — translation MSLLSVRALSIAYAGRQVLDGVSYDAGPGERLGIVGENGVGKSTLLRLSAGAEAPDSGTVERRGSLGHLTQEPDLPAGMTVDGAVDAALADFRDMEQRMRAAEAKLADGDQSVLDAYGDLLAEYELRDGWSADARAARALGGLGLGDVAGDRSVDTLSGGQRSRLALALALVEAPDVLLLDEPTNHLDDDAIAFLEESLRGYRGAVVIVSHDRAFLDGVATSVLDLDPVLTVERDGTPHVGPARYTGAYTDYLAGKAAARVRWEQAYATWSDDVDEARAAIKQDARRIGHEGRGRRDNDKFVAHFLSQKVDAAVSRRVRDAENRLRRLEELRIPKPPRLLRFDAVLGADVPDGVLIAVREATVPGRITARAFDLTADTRLMITGRNGSGKSSLLAMLAGELEPKSGEVSRSRRLRIGWLPQTGSFPDPSLTAVQAFAAGRPGPPEEYQAELAGLGLLPGPALATPVGRLSVGQQRRLALARLLVSRPQVLLLDEPTNHLSLGLVEELEAAVDASGLAVVVVTHDRWARRRWQGETAVVVNGELRT, via the coding sequence GTGTCTCTTCTCTCTGTTCGCGCACTGTCCATCGCCTATGCCGGCCGTCAGGTTCTCGATGGTGTCAGCTATGACGCCGGCCCAGGGGAGCGGCTGGGCATCGTCGGCGAGAACGGGGTCGGGAAGTCGACGCTGCTGCGGCTGTCCGCCGGAGCCGAAGCACCCGATTCCGGCACCGTCGAGCGGCGCGGCAGCCTCGGCCACCTCACCCAGGAGCCGGACCTGCCGGCCGGGATGACGGTCGACGGCGCCGTCGACGCCGCGCTGGCGGATTTCCGCGACATGGAGCAGCGCATGCGCGCCGCCGAGGCGAAGCTCGCCGACGGCGATCAGTCGGTGCTGGACGCCTACGGTGATCTGCTCGCGGAGTACGAGTTGCGCGACGGGTGGTCCGCCGATGCCCGCGCGGCCCGGGCGCTGGGCGGGCTGGGACTGGGCGACGTCGCGGGGGACCGGTCGGTCGACACCCTGTCCGGTGGGCAGCGCTCCCGGCTGGCGCTGGCGCTCGCGCTGGTCGAGGCGCCGGACGTCCTGCTGCTGGACGAGCCGACCAACCATCTCGACGACGACGCGATCGCCTTCCTCGAGGAGTCGTTGCGCGGTTACCGGGGCGCCGTCGTCATCGTGTCGCACGACCGCGCGTTCCTGGACGGTGTCGCCACGTCGGTTCTCGACCTGGACCCGGTGCTGACGGTGGAGCGCGACGGCACCCCGCACGTCGGGCCGGCGCGCTACACCGGCGCCTACACCGACTACCTGGCGGGCAAGGCGGCCGCACGCGTGCGGTGGGAGCAGGCCTACGCCACCTGGTCCGACGACGTCGATGAGGCGCGCGCCGCGATCAAACAGGACGCCCGCCGGATCGGCCACGAAGGCCGGGGCCGGCGCGACAACGACAAGTTCGTCGCCCATTTCCTCAGCCAGAAGGTCGACGCGGCGGTGTCACGGCGGGTGCGGGACGCGGAGAACCGACTGCGCCGGCTCGAGGAGTTGCGCATCCCCAAACCGCCGCGGCTGCTCCGGTTCGACGCGGTGCTGGGCGCGGACGTTCCCGACGGCGTGTTGATCGCGGTGCGCGAGGCCACGGTTCCGGGCCGCATCACGGCCCGCGCGTTCGACCTCACCGCCGACACCCGGTTGATGATCACCGGCCGCAACGGTTCGGGGAAGTCGTCGCTGCTGGCGATGCTGGCCGGCGAGCTGGAGCCGAAGAGCGGCGAGGTGTCGCGTTCGCGCCGGTTGCGGATCGGCTGGTTGCCGCAGACCGGGAGCTTCCCGGACCCGTCGCTCACCGCGGTGCAGGCTTTCGCCGCGGGCCGTCCCGGCCCGCCGGAGGAATACCAGGCCGAGCTGGCCGGTCTCGGCCTGCTGCCCGGCCCGGCGCTCGCCACACCGGTGGGGCGGCTCTCGGTCGGCCAGCAGCGGCGGCTGGCCCTCGCCCGGCTGCTGGTGAGCCGCCCGCAGGTGCTTCTGCTGGACGAGCCCACCAACCACCTGTCGCTGGGTCTGGTCGAGGAGCTCGAGGCCGCCGTCGACGCGTCCGGGCTGGCCGTCGTCGTCGTCACCCACGACCGGTGGGCGCGACGGCGCTGGCAGGGCGAGACCGCCGTCGTCGTGAACGGCGAGCTGCGGACGTAA
- a CDS encoding rRNA adenine N(6)-methyltransferase family protein, with protein sequence MLRDSSVSRRLVRSSGAGPGDLVVELGAGTGALTGPLASTGARVIAVERHPRFVAALQRRFADQPAVRVVAGDARTVMLPRRSFSVVANIPYAISTALLRRLLDPEDTSVVGADLLVQWGFAKRMTASHPRDLEVAWWQARFELSIAGRVRPASFDPAPSVDSAHLVVRRRADVSRRTARAARRLLQDRYRTPSRPAREVLAAHVPKKRAHRLLTSTGIDPPAAADTVPTGVWLDLAREVSAES encoded by the coding sequence CTGCTCCGAGACAGTTCCGTCAGCCGGCGCCTGGTGCGATCGTCCGGCGCCGGCCCCGGCGACCTCGTCGTCGAGCTCGGCGCCGGCACCGGCGCGCTGACCGGTCCGCTGGCGTCGACCGGCGCGCGCGTCATCGCCGTCGAGCGGCATCCGCGCTTCGTGGCCGCCCTGCAGCGGCGCTTCGCCGACCAGCCCGCGGTCCGCGTCGTCGCCGGGGACGCCCGCACCGTGATGTTGCCGCGCCGGTCGTTCTCGGTGGTCGCGAACATCCCGTACGCGATCTCCACCGCGCTGCTGCGCCGGCTGCTGGATCCGGAGGATACCTCGGTCGTCGGCGCGGACCTCCTGGTCCAATGGGGCTTCGCGAAGCGGATGACCGCCTCCCACCCGCGCGATCTGGAGGTGGCCTGGTGGCAGGCCCGGTTCGAGCTGAGCATCGCCGGGCGGGTCCGGCCGGCGAGCTTCGATCCCGCGCCGTCGGTCGATTCCGCACATCTGGTGGTTCGTCGTCGCGCCGACGTGTCCCGGCGTACGGCCCGGGCGGCGCGCCGGCTGTTGCAGGATCGGTACCGGACGCCCAGCCGGCCGGCTCGTGAGGTCCTGGCCGCGCACGTGCCGAAGAAGCGGGCGCACCGGTTGCTGACGTCGACCGGGATCGACCCGCCGGCGGCGGCCGATACAGTCCCGACCGGGGTCTGGCTGGACCTGGCCCGGGAAGTGTCGGCCGAATCGTGA
- a CDS encoding sugar ABC transporter substrate-binding protein — protein sequence MRVRGLAVAAAVALTVTACGGSDDTAGGGSAEVTVWMYPVIPDQDTSIEFWDQVEADFEAEHDDIDLTIELQPWEGRDEKIATAIASGQGPDLVLLTPDQTLQYQVTGGLKPVDAAVEDSRDAYLPAALDVVTFEDELYGVPIYHTSTTTAYNTAAFEAAGITELPTTWEDVLAAAPALAANGVAVMDYSGSPEMTLNLSFYPLLWQAGGSVFTEDGSDVAFDGPEGVAALQFLLDLQELGGLPADAATKPNAVEGGPVGAGTVAMGYAMAKFEIEQMQAALGEENVVAGAPLTGEEQVSFGIPGVLALTSISDDDDAALSVAEYISSPDVAVGLNEAAGTFPARSDVEPPAGDEVVQTLNDALQYSRPGEVTPTARQVMAVLSSQLQAALQGSKSAEDALADAAQEARDLIARGG from the coding sequence GTGCGAGTTCGAGGCTTGGCGGTGGCGGCGGCTGTTGCGCTGACCGTGACTGCATGCGGCGGTTCCGACGACACGGCCGGCGGTGGCTCGGCCGAGGTCACCGTGTGGATGTATCCCGTCATCCCGGATCAGGACACGAGTATCGAGTTCTGGGATCAGGTGGAGGCGGACTTCGAGGCCGAGCACGACGACATCGACCTCACCATCGAGCTGCAGCCGTGGGAGGGCCGCGACGAGAAGATCGCCACGGCCATCGCCTCCGGGCAGGGGCCGGACCTCGTCCTGCTCACGCCGGACCAGACGCTGCAGTACCAGGTGACGGGCGGTCTCAAGCCGGTCGACGCCGCGGTCGAGGACTCCCGCGACGCGTACCTGCCGGCAGCGCTGGACGTGGTGACGTTCGAGGACGAGCTGTACGGCGTTCCGATCTACCACACCAGCACGACAACGGCGTACAACACCGCGGCGTTCGAGGCAGCCGGCATCACCGAGCTGCCCACCACCTGGGAGGACGTGCTGGCCGCCGCGCCGGCGCTCGCCGCCAACGGGGTGGCCGTCATGGACTACTCCGGGTCTCCGGAAATGACGCTGAACCTGAGCTTCTACCCGCTGCTGTGGCAGGCCGGCGGCTCGGTGTTCACCGAGGACGGCAGCGATGTCGCGTTCGACGGGCCGGAGGGCGTTGCGGCGCTGCAGTTCCTGCTCGACCTCCAGGAGCTCGGCGGGCTGCCGGCGGACGCCGCCACCAAGCCCAACGCCGTCGAGGGCGGCCCGGTCGGTGCCGGCACGGTTGCCATGGGCTACGCCATGGCCAAGTTCGAGATCGAGCAGATGCAGGCCGCCCTGGGCGAGGAGAACGTCGTCGCCGGCGCGCCGCTCACCGGTGAGGAGCAGGTGTCCTTCGGCATCCCAGGGGTGCTGGCGCTGACGAGCATCAGCGACGACGACGACGCGGCGCTCTCCGTCGCGGAGTACATCTCGTCGCCGGATGTCGCGGTCGGCCTGAACGAGGCCGCCGGCACGTTCCCGGCCCGCAGCGACGTGGAGCCGCCGGCCGGCGACGAGGTCGTCCAGACGCTGAACGACGCGTTGCAGTACTCCCGCCCGGGTGAGGTGACGCCCACGGCCCGCCAGGTGATGGCGGTACTGTCGTCGCAGCTGCAGGCCGCGCTGCAGGGGTCGAAGTCGGCTGAGGACGCCCTGGCCGACGCCGCCCAGGAAGCCCGCGACCTCATCGCCCGAGGCGGCTGA
- a CDS encoding carbohydrate ABC transporter permease: MTVHRQAVPRPSWRQRARDPGWGLLFVLPMLVLFVIFRYVPSLGAVGMSFTDYRLSGEFTFIGAENYQRLFSDGLFFDSMRVTLIYAVIYVPITVVVALATATMLHHVIRGRGLFRGLLFLPYVTSFVMAGIIWTWIYQSDGLINGMLDRIGLGPVGFLSGNQAMVLGSLAIVSVWKSFGYSMLILLAGLKNIPGDVMEAATLDGAGPWGKFRRITLPLLKPVVFFVLVIETIAAFQVFDTIYVMTGGGPARASYGLVYMLYDQGFKFFDFGYAATIGVVLFLVVFVISLVQRYVLDRENT, translated from the coding sequence ATGACTGTGCACCGCCAGGCCGTGCCGCGGCCGTCGTGGCGGCAGCGTGCCCGCGACCCAGGCTGGGGACTGCTGTTCGTCCTGCCGATGCTCGTGCTCTTCGTGATCTTCCGGTACGTACCGAGCCTCGGCGCGGTCGGGATGAGTTTCACCGACTACCGGCTCAGCGGAGAGTTCACGTTCATCGGGGCGGAGAACTACCAACGGTTGTTCTCCGACGGCCTGTTCTTCGACAGCATGCGGGTCACCCTGATCTACGCGGTCATCTACGTCCCGATCACCGTGGTGGTCGCGCTGGCGACAGCGACGATGCTGCACCACGTGATCCGTGGACGCGGGTTGTTCCGTGGCCTGTTGTTCCTGCCGTACGTGACGTCGTTCGTGATGGCCGGCATCATCTGGACCTGGATCTACCAGTCCGACGGTCTGATCAACGGAATGCTGGATCGGATCGGCCTGGGACCGGTCGGGTTCCTGTCCGGCAACCAGGCGATGGTGCTCGGCTCCCTGGCGATCGTCTCGGTGTGGAAGAGCTTCGGCTACTCGATGCTCATCCTGCTGGCCGGGCTGAAGAACATCCCGGGCGACGTCATGGAGGCGGCGACGCTCGACGGCGCCGGCCCGTGGGGGAAGTTCCGCCGCATCACGCTGCCGCTGCTGAAGCCGGTGGTGTTCTTCGTCCTGGTCATCGAGACCATCGCCGCCTTCCAGGTGTTCGACACGATCTACGTCATGACCGGCGGCGGGCCGGCGCGGGCGTCGTACGGATTGGTGTACATGCTCTACGACCAGGGGTTCAAGTTCTTCGACTTCGGCTACGCCGCCACCATCGGCGTGGTGCTGTTCCTCGTCGTGTTCGTGATCTCGCTGGTGCAGCGGTACGTCCTGGATCGGGAGAACACGTGA
- a CDS encoding carbohydrate ABC transporter permease — protein sequence MTTLTAPPAPPQAETPAGGRRRRRRTGMNLWLTLLLVLASVFTVVPFVAVIVLALSPENAPTIPQQLPDEVTLDNLSAVLSASSFLRWTLNSFVYSIVSVVVILLTAAMAGYAFARKRFPGSNALMWSFLATLMVPAQATLIPMFVLVSRLDGVNTFWGLIVPTLANSQAVFLMRQFIKGLPDDLFDAAKIDGAGEWTVFWRLVLPLTKPVLATLGIFVFLWHWNDFLWPLVIAQTDEMRTLTVGLSTLNAESVARARIMASAAISVVPCLIIFGVLQRYLVNSIATSGLKG from the coding sequence GTGACGACGCTGACCGCACCGCCCGCGCCACCGCAAGCCGAGACTCCGGCCGGCGGACGGCGCCGCCGCCGGCGCACCGGCATGAACCTCTGGCTGACGCTGCTGCTGGTGCTGGCCTCGGTCTTCACCGTGGTGCCCTTCGTGGCGGTGATCGTGCTCGCGCTGAGCCCGGAGAACGCGCCGACGATCCCGCAGCAGCTGCCCGACGAGGTCACGCTGGACAACCTGTCCGCCGTGCTGTCGGCATCGTCGTTCCTGCGCTGGACGCTCAACTCGTTCGTGTACTCGATCGTCTCCGTGGTAGTCATCCTGCTGACCGCCGCCATGGCCGGGTACGCCTTCGCCCGCAAGCGATTCCCGGGCAGCAACGCGCTGATGTGGTCGTTCCTGGCCACCCTGATGGTGCCGGCCCAGGCCACGCTGATCCCGATGTTCGTGTTGGTGTCGCGGCTGGACGGCGTGAACACCTTCTGGGGCCTGATCGTGCCCACGCTGGCGAACTCGCAGGCGGTCTTCCTGATGCGCCAGTTCATCAAGGGCCTGCCCGACGACCTGTTCGATGCGGCGAAGATCGACGGGGCGGGGGAGTGGACGGTGTTCTGGCGCCTGGTCCTGCCGCTCACCAAGCCGGTCCTGGCGACCCTCGGCATCTTCGTGTTCCTGTGGCACTGGAATGACTTCCTGTGGCCGCTGGTCATCGCGCAGACCGACGAGATGCGGACACTGACGGTCGGGCTGTCCACGCTGAACGCCGAGTCGGTGGCCAGGGCGCGGATCATGGCGTCGGCCGCCATCAGCGTGGTCCCGTGTTTGATCATCTTCGGGGTCCTGCAGCGCTACCTGGTGAACAGCATCGCCACGTCGGGGTTGAAGGGCTGA
- a CDS encoding amidohydrolase family protein, with protein MNPVVDAHGHVGSWADFFVPQPDPDWLVATNEAIGIDIVGVSHLVAVGRDVLAGNELALGLAERYPGRIGVWLVGDPHRPDAPATLREQLSRPGVWGFKLHPDTHGCAADDPRYDPVLELAAEAGVPVLVHGQSGSPRADPAQLAALADRHPEVPVLLGHAGLWPDGFDRAARLAAARANLYLEICGSRLTTRWLERMVALAGADRVVFGTDACFLDPRTGLGKVRFARLTDTDRAQVLGGTMARLLGPRLVTPLHHDAPRSDAR; from the coding sequence ATGAACCCCGTCGTGGACGCGCACGGGCACGTCGGCAGCTGGGCCGACTTCTTCGTCCCGCAGCCGGACCCGGACTGGCTGGTCGCCACCAACGAGGCCATCGGGATCGACATCGTCGGTGTCTCGCATCTGGTGGCGGTCGGCCGCGACGTCCTGGCCGGCAACGAGCTGGCGCTTGGCCTGGCGGAGCGATACCCCGGCCGGATCGGGGTCTGGCTGGTCGGCGACCCGCACCGCCCGGACGCGCCGGCGACGCTGCGCGAGCAGCTGTCCCGGCCCGGCGTCTGGGGCTTCAAGCTGCACCCGGACACGCACGGCTGCGCCGCCGACGACCCCCGTTACGACCCCGTGCTCGAGCTGGCCGCCGAGGCAGGGGTCCCGGTGCTCGTGCACGGGCAGAGCGGCTCGCCGCGCGCCGACCCCGCGCAGTTGGCCGCCCTGGCCGACCGGCACCCGGAGGTTCCGGTCCTGCTCGGTCACGCGGGCCTGTGGCCGGACGGGTTCGACCGGGCCGCCCGGCTCGCCGCGGCCAGGGCGAACCTGTACCTGGAAATCTGCGGCTCCCGGCTGACGACCCGCTGGCTCGAACGCATGGTGGCGCTGGCGGGCGCGGATCGCGTGGTGTTCGGTACCGACGCCTGCTTCCTCGACCCGCGGACGGGCCTGGGCAAGGTGCGCTTCGCCCGGCTCACCGACACCGACCGCGCTCAGGTGCTCGGTGGGACGATGGCGCGGTTGCTCGGGCCGCGGCTCGTGACACCGCTGCATCATGACGCACCCAGGAGCGACGCGAGATGA